Sequence from the Candidatus Accumulibacter similis genome:
GGCATCGGCGACGACGTGCAGGTAGGCGGCGCGCAGATTGAGGTCGGGATCGCTGCGCTGGTCGGGCTTCGCGTGCGTGTGCGGCCGCCCGTCGCCAAGCGGCTGCTCATCGGCGTGGGAATCGTGCTGGGCGTGGTGATCGTGATGGTCGTGGTGATCGTGATGGTCGTGCGCGTGGCCGTGGTGGTGGGCGTGTCCCGGGCCGTGCGCCGCATGCAGGATCAGCGCGCAGGCGATGTTGACCGCCAGTCCGAGCGTGGCGACGACGATTGCCTCGGTGAACTGGATCGGCTGTGGTGACAGCAGACGTTCGAGCGAGCCGCTGAGCATCAGCAGCGCCACGCCGAGCAGGAATATGGCACTGGCGAAGCCGGCGAGAACCTCGATCTTCCAGGTGCCGAAGGCAAAACTCCGATCGTTCGCGTAGCGCCTGGCGGCGCTGTAGGCGAGGGCCGAGAGGCCGATCGCCACCGCATGGGAACTCATGTGCCAGCCATCGGCAAGCAGCGCCATCGAGTTGAACCACCAGCCGGCGACGATCTCGACCAACATCATCGTCGCGGTGATCAGCATCACCAACCGGGTGCCCTTTTCAGCCGCCAGGTTGCCTTCGTCGAAGACGTGCGTGTGGCTCCAGGGGGATGTCTCGGCTTGTTGCATGGGGCGGATCCTTTGCAGCGTCAGAGGTACTTGCAGATTTCCTTGAACTCGCGGATGGCGTCGTTCGCACTGCGTGGCCCGTCGCCGGTGGCCTGATCGAGACAGTGGTCGATGTGGTCGTGTACCAGCGTCTTCTTGGCGCTGGCGATGGCGCGTTCGACGGCCTGCAGTTGCTGCGCGACCTCGAGGCAGCCACGGTTGTCCTCAAGCATGGCGACGATGCTGCGCAAGTGGCCCTCCGCCCGCTTCAGGCGCTTGATGATCTCCGGGTGCGCGGCGTGCGTGTTCACGGCTGAATCCTATCCTCCTGGACAGGATAGGTCAACGAGTCGGGGGGAAAGCGGAAGGGGAGGTGCGGCGGTGATGGAGCCGTGCTCGAGCCCGGGTCCAGCGTCCGGCGATTGCGTTGTCGCTCGCGCCGGGTCGCCGCCCGCCACCCGCCGGCAACGCCGGTCGTCGCTCGCCAACTCCGGGCGCCGGTTGGAGAGAGCATGGTTTATCGGCTACAATCGGGCTTTCCCGCCGCAGCCATCTCCATGATCAAATACGTTTTCGTCACCGGTGGAGTCGTTTCGTCCCTCGGCAAGGGAATCGCCGCCGCCTCACTCGGAGCGATCCTCGAATCGCGCGGAATCAGGGTCACCCATCTCAAGCTCGATCCCTACATCAACGTCGATCCGGGCACGATGAGCCCGTTCCAGCATGGCGAGGTCTTCGTCACCGAGGATGGTGCGGAGACCGACCTCGACCTCGGGCACTACGAGCGTTTCACCAACGCCCGCATGGAGCGGCGCAACAACTTCACCACCGGGCAGATCTACGATTCGGTCATCCGCAAGGAGCGGCGCGGCGAGTATCTCGGCAAGACGGTGCAGGTGATTCCGCACATCACCGACGAGATCAAGGCACACATACGGCGTGGCGCCGAGGGCGC
This genomic interval carries:
- the dmeF gene encoding CDF family Co(II)/Ni(II) efflux transporter DmeF, with translation MQQAETSPWSHTHVFDEGNLAAEKGTRLVMLITATMMLVEIVAGWWFNSMALLADGWHMSSHAVAIGLSALAYSAARRYANDRSFAFGTWKIEVLAGFASAIFLLGVALLMLSGSLERLLSPQPIQFTEAIVVATLGLAVNIACALILHAAHGPGHAHHHGHAHDHHDHHDHHDHHAQHDSHADEQPLGDGRPHTHAKPDQRSDPDLNLRAAYLHVVADAATSMLAIVALLGGMVYGWNWLDPLMGIVGGILVARWAWGLIGDTGRVLLDREMDHPVVDRVRQTLAGNTGWQSPPLIDDLHVWRVGREKFAVIASLVSDDPALTPTAVREELSRHAELAHISVEVNRTGDLRALRPPAAT
- a CDS encoding metal-sensing transcriptional repressor, translated to MNTHAAHPEIIKRLKRAEGHLRSIVAMLEDNRGCLEVAQQLQAVERAIASAKKTLVHDHIDHCLDQATGDGPRSANDAIREFKEICKYL